The Euphorbia lathyris chromosome 3, ddEupLath1.1, whole genome shotgun sequence genome contains a region encoding:
- the LOC136223964 gene encoding syntaxin-124-like: MNDLFSNSFKQYSDAKPEEHDVEAGNVPMSLDKFFEDVESVKEDIGTVEKLYKSLQEANEESKTVHNAKTVKNLRSRMDTDVSQVLKRAKIIKGKLEALERSNAAARNVPGCGPGSSADRTRTSVVSGLGKKLKDRMDEFQSLRAKMTSEYKETVERRYFTITGEKASEDTIENLIESGESENFLQKAIQDTGRGQIMDTISEIQERHDAVKEIEKNLIELHQVFLDMAALVESQGQQLNDIESHVAHASSFVRRGTEHLQEAREYQKSSRKWTCIAIYGFILILLLLLLPLLPTILTLLKI; this comes from the coding sequence atgaatgatttattctCAAATTCGTTCAAACAATACTCTGATGCCAAGCCAGAAGAACATGATGTGGAGGCCGGAAATGTGCCTATGAGTCTCGATAAATTCTTCGAAGATGTTGAAAGCGTGAAGGAGGATATAGGAACAGTTGAAAAGCTGTACAAGAGCTTACAAGAAGCAAATGAAGAGAGCAAGACTGTGCATAATGCTAAGACCGTTAAAAATCTCCGGTCCCGAATGGATACAGATGTATCACAAGTCCTGAAACGAGCCAAGATCATCAAAGGAAAGTTGGAAGCTCTCGAACGATCAAATGCAGCTGCACGAAACGTGCCAGGTTGTGGTCCAGGTTCGTCAGCAGACAGAACTAGGACCTCTGTGGTTAGCGGTTTAGGGAAGAAACTGAAAGATCGTATGGATGAGTTTCAAAGTCTAAGAGCGAAAATGACATCTGAATATAAAGAAACCGTAGAACGAAGGTACTTTACAATAACAGGAGAAAAGGCAAGCGAAGACACAATTGAGAATTTAATTGAAAGTGGAGAAAGTGAGAATTTTCTACAGAAAGCAATACAGGATACAGGGAGGGGACAGATAATGGACACAATATCGGAAATACAAGAAAGGCATGATGCAGTGAAGGAGATAGAGAAGAATTTGATAGAGCTGCATCAAGTGTTTTTGGATATGGCAGCGCTAGTGGAGAGTCAAGGACAACAACTGAATGATATAGAGAGTCATGTGGCGCATGCGAGTTCGTTTGTGAGGAGAGGGACAGAACACCTACAGGAAGCAAGGGAATACCAGAAAAGCTCAAGGAAATGGACATGCATTGCCATTTATGGTTTTATTCTTATTCTTTTATTGCTACTTCTCCCACTCTTACCTACAATTTTGACTCTCTTAAAGATATGA